The Impatiens glandulifera chromosome 3, dImpGla2.1, whole genome shotgun sequence genome contains a region encoding:
- the LOC124932147 gene encoding CTL-like protein DDB_G0274487, translating into MAEKSSNFSRFGDPSTSPIHPLLSSSSPSSIQDPTHSDSDQSCYIQITYNHASRQIKDIPILLLFSLCFLSTFAFGIFASINRNPSFKIASSFVYDSNNKSCRVPDSITHHSNSISSSNSDVVIDGLILAIVVTSVLSGPFALSVLWLLKRYCKQVVYFTVPFFVLLPVSINIYWFAACMINSTCSKEFPLAYRILVLVFVFLVIGVLIWIVVINWNRIELTALIIGISSNALWANLRLFIVLPCLTLGLLVYYVPIVVFLVFANENGKIVVREKKSGEYYCDWKRDIWVSGYYGLAIVTMIWSAAAMVEAQTYVISGTIAQWYFSKGNSTTRKSLRNSLRNGFGASFGTVCLSGSLICVVRIVRTLVDTARQENVSGMTNMLFKCCVNALFSAFDFLNKFAIYFAAITGEAYCSSAKMTYELLKRNLLCTAFVETVSTRLLSGIISVFSAAYAILVCAVAYGVSDLGAGSYIIGAMSWVLLMVVMVYVVGVIDDVIDTIYVCYAIDRDRGDVCRPEIHQVYAQLPIYRSYRSSLL; encoded by the exons ATGGCAGAAAAATCTTCCAACTTTTCCAGGTTTGGTGATCCATCAACTTCTCCAATCCATCCACTCTTATCCTCTTCATCACCATCTTCCATCCAAGATCCAACCCATTCCGATTCCGACCAATCATGTTACATCCAAATCACCTACAACCACGCTTCAAGACAAATCAAAGACATACCCATTCTCCTCCTCTTCTCCCTCTGCTTCCTCTCCACCTTCGCCTTCGGTATATTCGCTTCCATCAATCGAAACCCCAGCTTCAAAATCGCATCTTCATTCGTATACGATTCCAACAATAAATCCTGCAGAGTACCGGATTCTATCACCCACCATTCGAATTCGATTTCATCGTCCAATTCCGATGTGGTTATTGATGGGTTAATCTTGGCAATTGTAGTTACATCGGTTTTGAGTGGACCCTTTGCTTTATCTGTTCTTTGGTTACTCAAGCGTTACTGCAAGCAGGTTGTGTACTTTACCGTACCTTTCTTCGTACTTCTACCTGTtagcattaatatatattggtTTGCTGCATGTATGATTAATTCCACTTGCAGCAAGGAATTCCCTTTGGCTTATCGGATTTTAGtgcttgtttttgttttcttggTGATTGGAGTATTGATTTGGATTGTTGTTATCAATTGGAATCGAATTGAGCTTACTGCGTTGATTATTGGGATTTCTTCAAACGCTTTGTGGGCGAATTTGAGATTGTTTATTGTTCTTCCGTGTTTGACGTTGGGATTGCTTGTTTACTATGTGCCTATTGTGGTGTTCTTGGTGTTTGCGAATGAGAATGGGAAGATTGTGGTTAGAGAGAAGAAGAGTGGAGAGTATTACTGTGATTGGAAGAGGGATATTTGGGTTTCTGGTTATTATGGATTAGCAATTGTTACTATGATCTGGTCTGCAGCTGCAATGGTGGAAGCTCAAACTTATGTTATTAGTGGTACTATTGCACAATGGTACTTCTCTAAAGGAAACTCAACTACAAGGAAGAGTCTTCGGAATTCTCTCAG AAACGGATTTGGAGCCTCGTTTGGAACAGTGTGCTTATCTGGATCACTTATATGTGTTGTTCGCATTGTGCGTACTCTGGTTGACACTGCAAGACAGGAAAACGTTTCAGGAATGACAAACATGTTATTTAAATGCTGTGTGAATGCCCTGTTTTCGGCATTTGATTTTCTCAATAAATTCGCCATATACTTTGCAGCCATAACTGGAGAAGCTTATTGCTCTTCTGCTAAGATGACATATGAGCTTCTAAAACGCAATCTTCTATGCACTGCCTTTGTTGAAACTGTCTCCACCCGTCTTCTTTCTGGAATTATATCCGTCTTCTCTGCAGCTTATGCTATTCTG GTATGTGCGGTAGCTTATGGAGTGAGTGATCTTGGGGCGGGTTCCTATATAATTGGCGCAATGTCATGGGTGTTGCTTATGGTTGTTATGGTTTATGTTGTGGGAGTTATCGACGATGTGATAGATACTATCTACGTTTGTTATGCGATCGATAGGGATCGTGGGGATGTTTGTAGACCAGAGATTCATCAAGTTTATGCGCAACTTCCAATTTATAGAAGTTACAGATCATCACTCTTATGA